GAACAGCATGGTGTACTGGCGCCCGAACCCGACCTGTCCCCATGGGCCGCTCAGCCCGACGAAGGCCTGGCGCCCGAACAGGCGCGCGCCCTGGTTAGAAACGCCCGAGTCAGGCGCAAACCCCGATTCCAGCACGAACACGCTCTTCAGCCCGTTGCCGAGATCCTCGCTGCCGCGCAAGCCCCAGCGTGACGGCACGGTCGCCGCCAGCGACGGCTGGCGCACCAGGGTATGACCCGCCGGGCCGACATGGTTCAGGTATTCCACCCCCGTATCGATGACGCCGTAGAGCGTCACCGACTGCGCTGCCGCCGCCAGTGGCAGCGCTGCCGCGAGTGCGGGCGCAAATTTCCGGAACTTCACGATGACGCCTCCTTGCCCGGCCACAGCAAACGAATTGGCCTCGTTGCTGCGCGTTCATATTTGAACATCTGTTTCTTTATTGAACCAACAGGCGCGAATCATATCGCCGCTGGCGATGCCGGCAGAGTGGGGAAACTACCAATCCGGGAACAAGGCAAGGCATGCCGTAGGGGAGGACAGCGGGCACAGCGTGGAAGCCGGTGCCGATACACGCACCATTTACAAACGGCGCGTGCTACCCGCGCCGCGACAACGCGCCGCAACGGTGGCCCGGAACCTGCAAGGGCTTGCTGCCCCGATCCACCATTCAGGAGCCGGCCATGAGCATCTTCAAGGACATCCTCAACAAGCTGCTGGGCAAGGACAAGCCCGCGGCCACCACCACCGCGACCACCACCAGCACCCCGCCCGCCGCCGGGTCGCCCACTTCCGCGGGCGCGCCGGCCGGCACTGCGCCAACCGCCGGCACCGGCGCGGCGCCCGCGGGCAACGTCCAGGGCACGACCGGTGCGCCGACCGGCGGCGCACAAGCCACGCCGCTGTCGGGCGTGGATGTCGAGGCCATCATGGACCGGATGGTGCAGCAGAGCGGGCAGACGCTGAACTGGCGCACGTCCATCGTCGATACGATGAAGGCGCTTGGGATCGACAGCAGCCTGGAACACCGCAAGGAACTCGCGCGCGAGCTGCACTACAGCGGCGACATGAACGATTCCGCGGCGATGAACGTCTGGCTGCACAAGCGCCTGATGCAGGAACTGGCCGCCAACGGCGGCAAGCTGCCGAAGGAACTGTCCTGAGGTAATGGGGAATGCGGCGCCGGGCTGGCGCCGCAGCAATCTCAGCCCGCGATGCCGGCCCAGCGCAGGTGCCGGGCCCAGTCGCCTTCGCTGATCACGCCGGACACGCCCTGCCGCTGGCCGTCGGCGCGATAGAAGTAGGTGCGCGGCATTTCGCCCATCCACTCCGGGTCGACCGCATAGCGCAGCCGCTCCTGCGGCTCGTGCCCGAACACCCACGCATTGCGCGTCAGCCCGACGCGACCGAGCACCTGTTGCACCTGGGGCAAGGCGTCGGCGCTGTCCGTGGCCAGCGTGACCACGCGCAGCCCGGGATGCTTCGCACGCAGCTTGCCGAGGGCGTCGAAGTTGCGCTTGCAATAGACGCAATCCAGCGACCACACCACCAGCACGAAGGGCTTGCCCTGCTGGCTGGCGGCGATGCGCGCGGCGTTGGCGGATTCGAACATCGCGACGCGGTCGGCGGCATTGGCGTTGCCGAGCATCAGCGCGCATGCGGTAAGCGCGGCTGAAACGGCGGCGGCGAACAGTTGGCGGCGCGATCGCATCATGCGCCCTCCTGCCCGAGCCCGAAGACCTGGAAGCCCTCGGCCTCGGTGCGCCACAGCACGTAGGCGCGGCCGGCGTGCTGCAGCAGGTGCGGCTGGTCGGAGTCGCGTTCCGTGCCAGCCAGCTTGCGCGTTTGCCAGGTCTTGCCGCCATCGTGCGACAGCATGGCGGAGAGCCGCGTCTGCTGGCCGTCGAACGATTTCCACACCACCGCGATGTCGTTGTCGTTCAGCGCGACGATATCGGCATGCTGCGCGCGCGCGTCATCGAGCGGGCGTTGCGCCTGCAGCTTGCCGTCGCGCCAGCGCCCCACCGACACCGTCGGCTTGCCCGCGCGCACGCTGAACCAGACCATGTGCACGGTGCCGTCGGGCGCCACCGAAGCGCCGGGGCCGTGGTGCGGGCACGCGTCGATGCGCCAGTCGTCGAAGGTGGCGCGCTGCATCGGCGTGGCCTTGCCGTCGGCGCCCAGCAGCGCCAGGGCGTGGTCGCGCGCGTTGGGCGGGAACACATGGCGCCACAGCGCCAGCATCCGGCCATCCGGCGTGGGCGACAGCGCGATGCGGCAGCATTCGCACGACTGGTCGGCGATCTTGTAGTCGCCCTGGAAGGTCTTGCCATGATCGGCCGACACGGCGTAGTAGATCGCGGCGCCGGCATACGGCTGCTTGCGCGCCTCGGCCGCGGCCACGTCGCGCTTGTCGATCCAGCTGACGAAGACCCGCCCGGCGGGGTCCACCGCGATCGCGTCGAAGCGGTGCGCGATCTGGTCGCGGTTGGCATGCACCGTCAGCGGCTCGGCAAAGGTCTGGCCGCCGTCGGTGGAGCGCGCAAAGCGGATAAAGCCGGTCCAAGGCTTGGGCAGCGGCTGGGTCCAGGTGACGTAGACCTGCCCGTCGGGTCCGGTGGCCACCTTGGGGCGGCTTTCATGATCGGCGGCGACCGGCTCCGGCGTGCCGTTGACATGCCGCGCCGGGCCGAAGCTGCGGCCGTAGTCGGTCGACGCGCGCACGGCGACATGGGGACCGTCCTTGTAGGCAATCCACAGCTTGCCGTCGCGGTCGAAGGCGGCGCCGGTGCCCAGTTCGCTCATCTTCGCGGCCTTGGCCTGGCCACCATGGCCGGCATGGCCGCCGTGCGTCTGTGCGGTTGCGCTGGCGGCCGCCAGCGCGGCAAAGGCGATCAGCCCGGCAACGATGCCGCGGACAGCGGAGCGGGCGCCTGGCATGGTGGAAGTCAGCGTGTTCACGTGCTCAGAAGGAAAGTTTCGCCTCGGCGTAGAACGTCCGCCCCGGGTACGGGTGATAGACGAAATAGCGCTGGTCGGTGAGGTTGTCGATGCCAAGCCCGAGCCGCACATTGCGCGCCGGCTTGTAGGTCACCTTGACGTCGAAGGTCAGGAAGCTGCTGGTGCCGCCGAAGGTGTCGGGGTTGGTATCGGAATTGTCGAGCGTATTGTACTGCCGGCCCGAATAGGTCATCGCCAGCGTGCCGGCCCACGCCGGCGTGAAGCGATAGGTGCCGGCCAGGTTGGCGCGCCACTTCGGGATGCGGTAGAAATACTTGCCCACCGAGGCCGGATTGTTGGCGTTCTCCAGCGTCTTCGAATGGTTGTAGGCGCCGCTGGCCGACAGGTCGAAGCCGCGCACCAGCACGTCGCGGCCGTCATAGGCGAGCTCGATACCACGCGTGCGCACCCGGTCGACGTTCTGGAAACTGGTGACGGTGGGAAATACCGTGGTGTTGGTCTGGCTGACCAGCGCATCGCGGATATCGTCCTCGTACAGCGAGACCCGGAAACTCGACGCCTCCACCGTGCGCTCGAAGGTCAGGTCCTTCGAGAAGGAGCGCTCCGGACGCAGGTTCGGGTCGTTGTTGATCAGCGCCGTGCCGGTGATGCGCCCCTGGAACAGCTCGCTGACGGTGGGGTAGCGATAGGCCTGGCCCAGCGACAGCCGGCCCAGCCAGTCCTGCCCGAACGCCTTCTCCAGCGCCAGCTTGGGCGACCAGTTGGACTCGCTGCGCACCGGATAGCCGACCTGCACGCCAGGCTGGCTGCGGCTGCCATCATAGGCGCGCCAGTGCTCGTAGCGCAAGCCGGGGATCAGCTTCCAGTCCTCGGCGAAGTACCAGGCGTCCTGCGCGTAGAGCGCCTGGGTCTCGGTCTTGCCGGTGAAGGCATTGTTGAACGCGGTGATGGTGGCCGCGCGCCAGTCCGAGGTGTTGTAGGTGGTGTTGCTCAGCCGGTAGTTGTCATAGTGGTAGCCGAACGTGACCCAGTGCCCGCCCTGCAGGCGCTGCGGGCGGTAGTCGGCCTTCAGGTCGAGCGTGCGCCAGCCGGTGCCGTCGCCATAGGTGACCGTGCCCGGTCCGTTGCCGACGGAGTTGGCGCTGCGGCTCACGTCCTTGCTGACATCGAACAGCGACGCCACACCGGAGAAGTTCCACCCGGTCTGGTTGCGCGTGCGCAGCGACAGGCCGTAGAGCCAGCGCGCATCCTCGCCATTGCCGGGCGCAAAGGCGTTGGCGGGAATCACGTACTGGTAGCCGCCGATGTTCACCGGTCCGCCCGAGACCACATTGCCGCTGGCATCGCGCAGATAACTGCCGGTGGTGTTGGAGCGGTCCTGCTGCCAGTATGCGGCGGTGAACTGCGCCTGCAGCGTGCTGGTGATGTCATAGCCAAGCTTGAGCTTGAGCTGGTCCTGTACCGTGTGCGTGACGCCCTCGCTGTTCACGCCCATCACCACGCGGTCGCGCCCGCTCTGGTCCTGGTCGAAATAGGCGCCGGAAACCGGCGTGTCCGCCGCGCCCGCAGGCCGCGTCGAGCGCGACGCGGTATAGAAGCTCAGCGGCTGGCTCTTGCTGTCCTGCCGGTCGACGCTGACCAGCCACGAGAACGCACCAACGCGGTCGCCCACATAGGCGTTGGCATGCACCCCGTTGAAGTTATCGTGGGTGCCGTACAGGTTGAAGCGCTGGGTGAACCACTGCACGCTGGCATCGCCCTCGAACTTCTCCGGCGTGCGCGTGGTGATCAGCACCGTCGCGCCCAGCGAATTGCCCGGATACAGCGCCGAATACGGGCCGTACAGCACGTCCATGCGCTCGATCTCGGCGGCATTGACCAGCGACCAGCGCGGCGGGAAGCTGAAGTCCGAGCCCAGCAGGTTGGACAGCAGCAGCCCGTCCGCATAGACCAGCCCGCGCGCCGACTGGCGCGAACTGGTGCTGCGCACCGAGATGATCGAATTCATATCGCCGATAAAGCGCTTGCGCACGGCGAGGTTGGGCGCGTACTTCAGTGCGTCTTCCGTATTGACCACGTTGAAGTCAGCCATGCGCGTGCTGCGGATGCCATAGGCCGGCGACGGCGTGTTGGGCGGGATCGCCGGCGTGTCGCCGCGTTCGGTGCTGGCCGATACCACCACCTCCTGCAGCGGCGCGGGCGCCTCCACCGCCTGGGCGGCGGCCACGGCGGGGCCCATCAGCACTGTCGAAACGGCCAGCGCAATGCGATTTTTCTTCACTGGAAACCTTGTTGTCGTCTTTTTGGCTCGCTGTGCTGCGTAGCATCAGGCGCACCTCCCGCACCTCCAGCATAGCGAGCGCTGACATTTTATGGGCCGAGGCGATCCGCGCCGATGCGACATAGCGACGCGGGCCGCCGGGGATATCCGCGTTAACCCGCATACCCAATACCCGGCCTTGTCACTACATTGCCCCGACTGGCCTCCAGCCAGCGTGATGCAGGGAGAGACTGTCGCGGCGCCCGCCGCGCACGGCGCCGAAGGAGCAACCGCCCCGGAAACTCTCAGGCAAAAGGACCGGCATCACCCGTCAGTGCACTCTGAAGAATGCCGGACGCCATCGTCCGCCCGGCATACCGAAGGAGCAAGCGCGCCCCGCCCCGCTGCCAGGCGTCGCGAATCTCTCAGGTCCAGAACAGAGGGGGCGTCCTTCACGCATGTTGCGTGCGGACTCCTACCCTTCGACGTTCCTGGATCCTGCAGATCATGAAGACAATCGCTGTCATCGGCGGTGGTATCACTGGTGTCACCACGGCCTACGCGCTGGCCCGGCGCGGCTTCTCCGTCACGCTGTTCGAACGGCACCGCTATGCCGCCATGGAGACCTCGTTCGCCAACGGGGGGCAGCTCTCCGCCTCCAACGCCGAGGTCTGGACCCACTGGTCCACCCTCGTCAAGGGCATCAAATGGATGCTGCGCAACGATGCGCCGCTGCTGGTCAATCCCCGGCCCAGCTGGCACAAGCTGTCGTGGTTCGCCGAGTTCATCGCGTCGATTCCCAACTACCGCCGCAATACCATCGAAACCGCACGCCTTGCCATCGCCGCGCGCGAGCACCTGTTTGCGTGGGCGGCGCAGGAAGGCATCGACTTCGACCTGAAGCGCGCCGGCATCCTACACATCTACCGCGACCGCGCCGGCTTCGAGCATGCCAGCCGGGTCTCGGCGCTGCTGGCGCAAGGCGGCCTGGAGCGGCGCGCGGTGACGCCGCAGGAAATGCGCGCGATCGAGCCGACGCTGGCGGGCTCCTACTACGGCGGCTACTTCACCGAGAGCGATTCGACCGGCGACATCCACAAGTTCACCAGCGGCCTGGCCGCCGCCATTGCGCGCCTGGGCGTGCGCTGCCTCTACGGCCAGGACGTGCGCGCGGTCAAGACCGACGGCCGGCGCGCCACCATCACCGTGCAGGACGGCAACGACAGCACCAGTGCCACCTTCGACGGCGCCGTGATCTGCGCCGGCACCGCCAGCCGCGCACTGGCCGCCGGGCTGGGCGACCGCGTCAACATCTATCCGGTCAAGGGCTATTCGATCACGGTCAACCTGACCGACGACGCCAGCCGCGCCGCGGCACCGGTGGTCAGCCTGCTCGACGACGAAACCAAGCTGGTCACCAGCCGCCTGGGCGACGACCGCTTCCGCGTTGCCGGCACCGCCGAGTTCAACGGCACCAACCGCGACATCCGCGCCGACCGCATCCGCCCACTGGTGGACTGGGTGCATCAGTGCTTCCCCGGCGTCAGCACGCGCAGCGTGGTGCCATGGGCCGGACTGCGGCCGATGATGCCGGACATGCTGCCGCGCGTGGGACGCGGGCGCGCGGCCTGCATCTTCTACAACACCGGCCACGGGCACCTGGGGTGGACCTTGTCGGCGGTGACGGCGGATATGGTGGCGGGGGTGGTGGACCAGGCAATGGGGAGTGCCCCGGCGATGGTGACAGGCGCTGCGCTGACGCCGGCGCGAGCCTGAACTTCGGAGGGAAAGGGCTAAGCCCGCACGCTGATGCCGTTCAGTAAAGTGACTGTCGTCCCCGCGAAAGCGGGGACCCAGTGACTTTTAACGACGCTGGGTTCCCGCCTTCGCGGGAATGACGGTAGGGCATTAGAGCCCGCATGCGCATTTCAAGAGTCAGCGATTTCTGAATCCGTTGCCCGGATCCAAACTTCGCGCGCCCCTGGAAATGCGACATCTCTCATCGATTCCCCGCTACCAACAGGAAATACTGGTGGCGTCATCGGACCACCGATGATCGGGTGTGGAAAGCCCGGATGTTTAAGGTGGACAGGCGTTGCGCTTGTAACGGGCAACGCCTGTGTGTTCGCACGAACCAAGCTGGCTCCCTGGCGGGCCGGGCGAGGCAGCCGCAAGGCTGACCGGTTCCCCACCTTAGACCGGTCTTTCCACCCTCGCTGTCTGGCCCGCCGCCCTCATGTGGAAATGAGTGGCGCGCTTTCACTAGTGGGGAATCAATGGCAACGATCGATGAAATGACCAACGAATGCCTGCAGCAGGTTCGCGCAGGAATTGAAGGGGTACTTGTACTTCTGGATCATGAAAGCGAAAGCTCGGAGGGCTGCTTCAGCGCGCTTTGCCTGCTTGGCATGGTGAAGATGCAGATTGATGGGCTGATGGTTGAGCGAGAGCGGTTGCAATAGCGGTTGGGGGGTGTGATGGTGGGTCTGTGCTATCACACCTCGCCTTGGGTTCCGCTCCGCGATCTCGAGCTTGCCGTCGGCGCAGAGGCACATTGGAGCAACTTTGCCAGCCCCGGAGTTCGTCGAAGAGCCTAAAATTTGTGGCGCATACCCCGTGCAAAGCTGGTGCCACTGCCCTCTCCGCTAACCTTGTCGAACACCGTCACAGCGTACACGTCCGTTCGCTTCGACAGGGCATAGTCATAACCATCGGCAAGTCCATGGCGCCGAAAGTCCGCCATGACATCGCTACGTACCGGTGAAGAAACCGCAGAGGCCAGGATCCTTCCGCTGCCGACTGGAATCTGTGCGCCCATCTGCAGCGTGTCAGTTGTCGTCGATGCACCGCTGGTGCCTACACAGATGGGTCGAGATCAAGGCAGTCTCAATTAATCGTCGCGCGAATCGTCATCGGCATTGCTTCTGGCGCTCAGAAAATCGACAAACGCTCTTGCCTGCAGGGAAAGTGAGTCATATCGTTTGAAAACAAGCATCAGATGGCGCGCCGCCCAGTCATCTGACAATGGAATGATTCTCAACTGTAAGCTCGAACGATATACCTCAGCTACTCTCGTTGGCATGATGCAGATGCCTGCCTTTGCTGCCACTAGGCTGCAAGCCGAATCGAAGCTCGAAACGCGAATACGGTATGTTAGCAAGCGGCCGAGTTCGCCCGCCTTCATTGCAAGAATTTGTCCGAGCGCACTCCCTTCCGGGAATCCAATGTGGACGTAGCCGAGTGTCTCGCTAAAGCGGATCGCCTCACTGTTCGCCAATGGGTGTCCGGATGCTACGACCAGCGCGAATACTTCCCGGCGATAAGGAACAGTCGAAAGTTTGCATCCTTCATGAACGATGTGCGTAATGCCGACATCCGCAACGTCATCGCTAACACCGCGAATGATCCCGGCGCTCAGTCGCTCCTCGAAACTGACTACGACGTCGGGGTACTTCTCCTCCAGCGCCACAAGATCTCGAGGAACGAACTGGACCATCGAAGAGAGGTTGGCGAGCACGCGAACGGTTCCGTAGACGCTGGAGTCAACGTGCGTTATCTCCGCAATCATACGCTGCAGATCGACATCAATTTTCATCGCATAGGCCAGCACGACCTCGCCCGCGCGCGTCAGTCGCGTCCCTGACGAGTCGCGAAACAGAAGCTTGGTACCCAGGGTACTCTCCAGCTCCGAGATGCGCCGGCTTATTGCTGAAGGCGCGATATGCTCGGCTGTCGCTGCCCGCACGACCCCGCCTTCCGCCTGCACGGCTCTGAACAGTCGAAGCGAGGTCAAATCAAGCTGCTTGATAGTCTGTGGCATTCCTGCTTTCCCTAATCGCAACCCCGGCTCGCCCACGTCCGAAGCGCCGTAGAGATCGCTATAACGCCCCTCATCTTTTCGCGCAAGGTCTTTTCTCTTCTCTCAGGCGGCGCTGCGCAGCGAAAGCGAATCAGCAACTGCACCCATCCACACCACAGGCACGAATCCATCGGTGTTCTCGTTTCGGCACGAGAGGCGTCGACATTTGGCAATGGCCCGTTCAGTGGCGGGCAGCGATACTAATCCCAAGTCTGTCCCCCGCGAAAGATTGGGGAACGAATGGATTATAAAGGAGACAATGTGCTGCAAAGCGTCAGTCACGCTCGTGCCTCATTTCATGTGAGTTCGAGCGCTCACCCTATGTATGTGGAGCGTTGGGCACCATTGTCCGGCGCGTCAGAGCACCCGCCTGTCGTCTTGATTCACGGCGGTGGTCATACCGGCTTGTGCTATAGCCATACGCCCGACGGCCGTCCGGGCTGGGCCTCCCTTTTTGTTCAAAGTGGATATACGGCCTATGTCGTAGACTGGCCGGGCCATGGCCGGTCGCCACCGCCCCATGACTTTGCGACCATGTCGATGAATGCCGTCATCACTGCGCTCGTCGACTTGTTGGATCAGATCGGGCCAGCGACCTTGGTTGCCCATAGCGCTGGAGGGACCGTGGCGTGGGCTGTGGCGGATAGACGGCCCAACAGCGTTTGTGCGATCTTGGGTATTGCGCCCGGCCCCCCCGGCAATCTGCTTCCTGTGCTGCCGTCCGATCCCCTCGAATTTGAAGCACTATCTGCCCGCGAAGATCTGGGCCACCCTGTTTATCATTCAGAAACAGCGCCAGTGTATTTCTCCAGCGAATTCATCCGGCGCTACTGGGCCAACAGCAAGCACTTCCCACTCGAAGCCATTGACGCTTATGAGAAAACAATCGTGCCGGAAAGCCCGAGAATATTGAACGAACGATTCAACATTGGTGGTTGTTCGCCGCAGGTCTTATCGCCGGATCGGATCCGACGTATTAGAAGCCTCGTGGTTACCGGCAGCGACGATCCAAGACATCCAAGAAGCGTTGATGAAGCCGTGGCCCAATATGTTGGCGCAACCCATTTGTGGCTTCCAGATATCGGCATCGAAGGCAATGGGCATAGCCTGATGATCGAACGTAACAGCAGCGAAATTTTCGACGTGGTATATCAATGGCTGACGGCCTACGAAAACCGACCAGTTGAGAAGGAGGCGTAAAGCTATGACGCAGATTTCCGCAAAACGGGCCTGGATTACCACGACGCTCTTCTTCGTGTGCATGGCCTTTTCCTATGTAGACCGTCAGATCATCAGTATTCTAGTCCAGCCAATTAAGGCAACGGTTGATCTTAACGATACCGAGATAGGACTTTTGCAGGGTCTGTCATTCACATTATTCTATCTGATTGCTGGTATTCCTCTTTCATGGCTCGCTGACCGTGTTAATAGAGTACGGCTTGCTGCTGGCTGCATCTTTGTATGGTCGTTGGCAACGACCTGCACAGGACTCTCCCGCGTGTTCCCGATGCTTGTGATTGCGCGCGCCGGGACGGCAGCCGCCGAAGCGGGCTTTCATCCCGCAGCCTTGTCAGTCGTAGGCGATATTTTCCCGGCGCGGCATATTCCGCGCGCGACTGCTCTTTTCATGCTTGGACCGATAATCGGTAGCGGCTGCGCGCTGTTGCTGGGTGGCGCATTGCTGTCTTGGTTCACCTCTCTCGCAATCGGTCCCCTGCCGATTATTGGGCGGCTTCACGCGTGGCAATGGGTATTCGTTGCAGTGGGTGTACCGGGCATGCTGCTCGCCAGCTTGGTGCTGGCAATGGTAAAAGAGCCGAGCCGCCGGGAACTGCGAGCCACACTGGACGGTAATTCCACAGAACCAGTGAGTTTCAGTGCTGTATGCCTTTTTCTGCTTACCCGTGATCGCTTCTATCCATTGTATTTTTTAGGGTTTGCGTTCTTCATTCTCGCTACTACTGCGTATGCTGCGTGGTTTCCATCCGTGGTGATCCGCAAATTCCTCATTGACCCTAAAACCGCTGGCCTGGTGCTTGGCTCCACGTTTCTGATTTCCGGTGTACTCGGGAATGTGTTCGCTCAGATCTACGCATCGAGGCATGTCGAGCGAATCGGTGCATTGCCAGTTGTCATGAGAGTCATAGTTGGATCGATTGCGATGATGGTCCCCTTGGCAATCGTTGCACCGCTCCTCGGCAATTATGTATTGGCCGTAGTCCTGTATGCGCCGCTGGTTCTGCTCCTGTCGACAACCCAAGCCTTGTTCCTGGTCCCCCTGTTGCTTAGCGTGCCTAATCGCATGCGCGGCCAATCTATCGGCATCTTTGCCCTCGTGATCAACGCGTTTGGTGGAACTGTCGGACCATTGATGACAGGAGTCTTTTCCGATGGTCTCGGCATGGGCGGAGCCGGCACCGCGATTGCCCTAACCATTACTTCGGGAGCCGGAATTCTGGGCGCCCTTGGCCTTCTTTACGCGGCGTCGCAGAGCACCTTAATTATCGGCTCGGATCTCGCTGACGCCGCGCCTGCCCTTGATATCCATCCTAGCCTGGGCGATCCAAAGCCAGGATAAGTCTGATCCGATTATCCGTCGAAGTTCGATCTCGACGCAAAGCAATATCGCGAGTGGCCCTAATGACGAACGCGCACGGAAGCAGAGCGTACGAGCGGCCGCTCTGACCGTAACGCGTTAGCTGCCGCATTCCCTCACGTCGGGCCGTTGAAAGGGACTGCCTTCGTTCGAATCGCCGCCGCGAGCTTGCGATTAGCCCTCGGTCAGTCATCTTGTGTCGCGGCTCGTCGGCTTGGCGTGACAGCGCGCGCCATCGGCTTCGAGCATCAGGAGGTTGTCACAGAGCTGTACGACTGGATCAACGGTCTTGAGCAAATCGGGCAGATGCGGGACTACACGCGGAAATTCGGGATCTCGCCGAAGCGGGGTCTCACGTCCGTCTGATCGGCTGGCCGCCCGGGTAGGCCTGATGCATGGCGGCATCCGTGTCTTTCGCCGGCGGCAGGCCGAACATTCGCCGGTACTCGCGCGTAAATTGCTGGACGCTTTCATAGCCCACGGAAAACGCCGCGTTGCTCGCCGAAATGCCTTCGGTCGTCATCAGCCGGCGTGCCTCGATGAGGCGCAACTGCTTCTGGAACTGTAGCGGCGACAATGATGTCGCAGCCCGGAAGTGCTGGTAAAACGCAGACGCGCTCATGCCGGCCGTTGCCGCCAGACGTTCCACCGGTAGCGGTTGTGCGAACTCGGCCCGCAACAGGGCGACGGCGCGGGCTACACGTTGCGTGTGACTTTGCGGCGGGCCAATCTGACGAATTATCGGGCCATGCTTTCCCACCAGCAGCCAGTAATGCATCTCACGCACGAGCTGCGTCTGCAGTACTGGCATTGCCGCCGGCCGTTCAATCAGCCGCATCAGCCGCAGGGCGGCGTCCGCAACCTCTGCGTCCGATGGCTCAACCTGTACCGGCGACTCCTGGGCGACGGGCCCCAGCTTCATCTCTACCGCCAGTTCTGCAATGGCTGCCACATCGAGGTCCAGCACGAGGGAGTAGTACGGTGCGTCGGCGCTGGCGCGCGTGATCTGGC
The sequence above is a segment of the Cupriavidus sp. MP-37 genome. Coding sequences within it:
- a CDS encoding alpha/beta fold hydrolase yields the protein MDYKGDNVLQSVSHARASFHVSSSAHPMYVERWAPLSGASEHPPVVLIHGGGHTGLCYSHTPDGRPGWASLFVQSGYTAYVVDWPGHGRSPPPHDFATMSMNAVITALVDLLDQIGPATLVAHSAGGTVAWAVADRRPNSVCAILGIAPGPPGNLLPVLPSDPLEFEALSAREDLGHPVYHSETAPVYFSSEFIRRYWANSKHFPLEAIDAYEKTIVPESPRILNERFNIGGCSPQVLSPDRIRRIRSLVVTGSDDPRHPRSVDEAVAQYVGATHLWLPDIGIEGNGHSLMIERNSSEIFDVVYQWLTAYENRPVEKEA
- a CDS encoding sialidase family protein translates to MNTLTSTMPGARSAVRGIVAGLIAFAALAAASATAQTHGGHAGHGGQAKAAKMSELGTGAAFDRDGKLWIAYKDGPHVAVRASTDYGRSFGPARHVNGTPEPVAADHESRPKVATGPDGQVYVTWTQPLPKPWTGFIRFARSTDGGQTFAEPLTVHANRDQIAHRFDAIAVDPAGRVFVSWIDKRDVAAAEARKQPYAGAAIYYAVSADHGKTFQGDYKIADQSCECCRIALSPTPDGRMLALWRHVFPPNARDHALALLGADGKATPMQRATFDDWRIDACPHHGPGASVAPDGTVHMVWFSVRAGKPTVSVGRWRDGKLQAQRPLDDARAQHADIVALNDNDIAVVWKSFDGQQTRLSAMLSHDGGKTWQTRKLAGTERDSDQPHLLQHAGRAYVLWRTEAEGFQVFGLGQEGA
- a CDS encoding DUF3597 domain-containing protein translates to MSIFKDILNKLLGKDKPAATTTATTTSTPPAAGSPTSAGAPAGTAPTAGTGAAPAGNVQGTTGAPTGGAQATPLSGVDVEAIMDRMVQQSGQTLNWRTSIVDTMKALGIDSSLEHRKELARELHYSGDMNDSAAMNVWLHKRLMQELAANGGKLPKELS
- a CDS encoding D-amino acid dehydrogenase, encoding MRTPTLRRSWILQIMKTIAVIGGGITGVTTAYALARRGFSVTLFERHRYAAMETSFANGGQLSASNAEVWTHWSTLVKGIKWMLRNDAPLLVNPRPSWHKLSWFAEFIASIPNYRRNTIETARLAIAAREHLFAWAAQEGIDFDLKRAGILHIYRDRAGFEHASRVSALLAQGGLERRAVTPQEMRAIEPTLAGSYYGGYFTESDSTGDIHKFTSGLAAAIARLGVRCLYGQDVRAVKTDGRRATITVQDGNDSTSATFDGAVICAGTASRALAAGLGDRVNIYPVKGYSITVNLTDDASRAAAPVVSLLDDETKLVTSRLGDDRFRVAGTAEFNGTNRDIRADRIRPLVDWVHQCFPGVSTRSVVPWAGLRPMMPDMLPRVGRGRAACIFYNTGHGHLGWTLSAVTADMVAGVVDQAMGSAPAMVTGAALTPARA
- a CDS encoding LysR substrate-binding domain-containing protein, coding for MPQTIKQLDLTSLRLFRAVQAEGGVVRAATAEHIAPSAISRRISELESTLGTKLLFRDSSGTRLTRAGEVVLAYAMKIDVDLQRMIAEITHVDSSVYGTVRVLANLSSMVQFVPRDLVALEEKYPDVVVSFEERLSAGIIRGVSDDVADVGITHIVHEGCKLSTVPYRREVFALVVASGHPLANSEAIRFSETLGYVHIGFPEGSALGQILAMKAGELGRLLTYRIRVSSFDSACSLVAAKAGICIMPTRVAEVYRSSLQLRIIPLSDDWAARHLMLVFKRYDSLSLQARAFVDFLSARSNADDDSRDD
- a CDS encoding DUF1484 family protein, with the protein product MATIDEMTNECLQQVRAGIEGVLVLLDHESESSEGCFSALCLLGMVKMQIDGLMVERERLQ
- a CDS encoding MFS transporter, yielding MTQISAKRAWITTTLFFVCMAFSYVDRQIISILVQPIKATVDLNDTEIGLLQGLSFTLFYLIAGIPLSWLADRVNRVRLAAGCIFVWSLATTCTGLSRVFPMLVIARAGTAAAEAGFHPAALSVVGDIFPARHIPRATALFMLGPIIGSGCALLLGGALLSWFTSLAIGPLPIIGRLHAWQWVFVAVGVPGMLLASLVLAMVKEPSRRELRATLDGNSTEPVSFSAVCLFLLTRDRFYPLYFLGFAFFILATTAYAAWFPSVVIRKFLIDPKTAGLVLGSTFLISGVLGNVFAQIYASRHVERIGALPVVMRVIVGSIAMMVPLAIVAPLLGNYVLAVVLYAPLVLLLSTTQALFLVPLLLSVPNRMRGQSIGIFALVINAFGGTVGPLMTGVFSDGLGMGGAGTAIALTITSGAGILGALGLLYAASQSTLIIGSDLADAAPALDIHPSLGDPKPG
- a CDS encoding TonB-dependent receptor, whose amino-acid sequence is MKKNRIALAVSTVLMGPAVAAAQAVEAPAPLQEVVVSASTERGDTPAIPPNTPSPAYGIRSTRMADFNVVNTEDALKYAPNLAVRKRFIGDMNSIISVRSTSSRQSARGLVYADGLLLSNLLGSDFSFPPRWSLVNAAEIERMDVLYGPYSALYPGNSLGATVLITTRTPEKFEGDASVQWFTQRFNLYGTHDNFNGVHANAYVGDRVGAFSWLVSVDRQDSKSQPLSFYTASRSTRPAGAADTPVSGAYFDQDQSGRDRVVMGVNSEGVTHTVQDQLKLKLGYDITSTLQAQFTAAYWQQDRSNTTGSYLRDASGNVVSGGPVNIGGYQYVIPANAFAPGNGEDARWLYGLSLRTRNQTGWNFSGVASLFDVSKDVSRSANSVGNGPGTVTYGDGTGWRTLDLKADYRPQRLQGGHWVTFGYHYDNYRLSNTTYNTSDWRAATITAFNNAFTGKTETQALYAQDAWYFAEDWKLIPGLRYEHWRAYDGSRSQPGVQVGYPVRSESNWSPKLALEKAFGQDWLGRLSLGQAYRYPTVSELFQGRITGTALINNDPNLRPERSFSKDLTFERTVEASSFRVSLYEDDIRDALVSQTNTTVFPTVTSFQNVDRVRTRGIELAYDGRDVLVRGFDLSASGAYNHSKTLENANNPASVGKYFYRIPKWRANLAGTYRFTPAWAGTLAMTYSGRQYNTLDNSDTNPDTFGGTSSFLTFDVKVTYKPARNVRLGLGIDNLTDQRYFVYHPYPGRTFYAEAKLSF